A genomic stretch from Seriola aureovittata isolate HTS-2021-v1 ecotype China chromosome 13, ASM2101889v1, whole genome shotgun sequence includes:
- the LOC130180173 gene encoding 5'-3' exonuclease PLD4, translating to MSSPYRSLHDSYVSNKGRSTSCVTLGVVLGCLIVLGILLAIAVLERPKPPKDHETLPKDGGANFSTDQCSMALVESIPQHVKYNDNATLGIPLEQVWKDLISMATDQVEVVSFYWTLTGEDINVNSSSDIPGKDILRELEALPSRNVSVRVVTSVPTVRTNSTDLKILKQKGVHVREVNFGRLMKGVLHTKFWIVDRKHVFIGSANMDWRALTQVKELGVVIYNCSSVAEDLHKIFQSYWVMGESNSSLPRPWPSNYDTDINKHHPLLVEADNVSSSIYLSASPPSFCPPSRTQDLEAILSIISEAEHYVDVAVMEYFPTTRFEKPLRYWTFIDDAIRMAAFERKIKIRMLISCGRDSDPAMLPFLKSLASMDSPHHQISIQVKLYIVPVGNQTDIPYSRVNHNKYMVTDKVAYIGTSNWSGDYFVTTAGVGLVISQHAPHPEWKTKALQHQLRVVFDRDWNSKFAVHLADLGHHPDCALST from the exons ATGTCCTCTCCGTATAGAAGCCTTCATGACAGTTATGTTTCAAACAAAGGG AGGTCGACCAGCTGCGTGACATTAGGTGTGGTTTTGGGCTGTCTGATAGTCCTGGGGATTTTGCTTGCCATCGCTGTTCTGGAAAGACCCAAGCCACCCAAAGATCATGAGACACTCCCAAAGGATGGTGGGGCCAATTTCTCTACAGACCAGTGCAG CATGGCCCTTGTGGAGAGCATTCCCCAACATGTGAAATATAACGACAATGCAACGCTCGGTATCCCCCTGGAACAAGTCTGGAAAGATCTAATCTCCATGGCAACGGACCAGGTAGAAGTGGTCTCTTTTTACTGGACCTTAACTGGGGAAGACATCAACGTCAACTCGTCTTCTGACATACCT GGAAAGGATATCCTGAGAGAACTTGAGGCATTGCCCTCCAGGAATGTATCTGTCCGAGTGGTGACCAGTGTTCCCACAGTTAGAACAAACTCCACAGATTTAAAGATCTTAAAACAGAAAG GAGTTCATGTGAGGGAGGTGAACTTTGGGCGCCTGATGAAAGGTGTCCTCCACACTAAGTTCTGGATCGTGGACAGAAAACATGTGTTTATTGGAAGTGCCAACATGGACTGGAGAGCTCTCACACAG GTGAAGGAACTCGGAGTGGTCATCTACAACTGCTCCAGTGTGGCAGAGGACCTCCATAAGATCTTCCAGTCTTACTGGGTGATGGGAGAATCCAACAGCTCCCTGCCAAGGCCCTGGCCTTCAAACTATGACACTGACATCAACAAACACCACCCCCTGTTGGTGGAAGCTGATAATGTCTCCAGCAGTATTTACCTCTCA GCTTCTCCACCATCATTCTGTCCTCCATCGAGGACTCAGGACCTGGAGGCGATTCTCTCCATCATCTCAGAGGCTGAGCACTATGTTGATGTAGCTGTCATGGAGTACTTCCCCACCACACGCTTTGAAAAGCCTCTGCG ATACTGGACGTTCATTGATGACGCCATCAGGATGGCTGCATTCGAGAGGAAGATTAAGATCCGGATGCTGATCAGCTGCGGGCGTGACTCTGATCCAGCCATGCTGCCCTTCCTTAAGTCTCTAGCCTCAATGGACAGCCCTCACCACCAGATCAGCATTCAAGTA AAATTGTACATTGTGCCTGTAGGAAACCAGACTGATATTCCATACTCCAGAGTCAACCACAATAAATACATGGTGACGGATAAAGTAGCTTACATTG GTACCTCCAATTGGTCAGGGGACTACTTTGTGACCACAGCTGGAGTAGGCCTGGtgatttcccagcatgctcctCACCCTGAATGGAAGACCAAGGCCCTGCAGCACCAGCTCAGGGTGGTTTTTGACAGAGACTGGAACTCTAAGTTTGCTGTGCATCTTGCTGACCTGGGGCACCACCCAGACTGTGCACTATCAACATGA
- the srp14 gene encoding signal recognition particle 14 kDa protein yields MVLLENDSFLTELTRLFQKCRTSGSVVITLKKYDGRTKPVPRKGHSETFEPADNKCLLRASDGKRKISTVVSTKEVIKFQMAYSNLLRAHMDGLKKKDKKSKSKKTKATQ; encoded by the exons ATGGTGCTGCTTGAAAATGACTCG TTCCTCACAGAGCTCACACGGCTCTTCCAGAAGTGCAGGACATCTGGGAGTGTTGTCATCACACTAAAGAAAT ATGATGGGAGGACCAAGCCAGTGCCTAGAAAGGGCCACTCAGAGACATTTGAACCAGCAGACAACAAATGTCTCCTCAGAGCGTCTGATGGCAAGAGGAAAATTAGCACAGTG GTCAGCACCAAAGAAGTAATCAAGTTTCAAATG GCGTACTCCAACCTCCTTAGAGCTCACATGGATGGACTTAAGAAGAAAGAtaagaaaagcaaaagcaagAAAACCAAAGCCACCCAATGA
- the xgb gene encoding x globin: protein MGCAISGLAAKAEFGERNTEDAAAATHPTEDQIQMIKESWKVIRDDIAKVGIIMFVRLFETHPECKDVFFLFRDVEDLERLRTSRELRAHGLRVMSFIEKSVARLDQLERLDALALELGKSHYHYNAPPKYYSYVGAEFICAVQPILKERWTAEVEEAWKTMFQYVTSLMKQGYQEESIRQRHITLSPKDRPEKKNTAL, encoded by the exons atGGGCTGTGCAATATCAGGTCTGGCGGCAAAAGCGGAGTTTGGAGAGAGGAATACAGAGGATGCTGCCGCTGCTACGCATCCCACCGAGGATCAGATTCAGATGATCAAGGAGTCATGGAAAGTTATCCGGGATGATATAGCTAAAGTTGGGATTATTATGTTCGTCAG GTTGTTTGAGACCCATCCAGAGTGCAAGgatgttttcttcctgtttcgAGACGTCGAGGACCTAGAGAGATTGAGGACCAGCCGGGAACTCAGGGCACACGGCTTACG GGTGATGTCTTTCATTGAGAAAAGCGTGGCTAGACTAGACCAGCTGGAGAGACTGGATGCTCTGGCTCTGGAGCTGGGGAAAAGCCATTATCATTACAACGCCCCACCTAAGTACTACAGC TATGTCGGAGCAGAATTCATCTGTGCTGTGCAGCCCATCCTGAAGGAGAGGTGGACAGCTGAGGTGGAGGAAGCATGGAAG ACCATGTTCCAGTATGTGACCAGCCTAATGAAGCAGGGGTACCAGGAGGAGAGCATCCGACAGCGCCACATCACACTCTCCCCGAAGGACAGACCGGAAAAGAAGAACACAGCGCTATGA
- the LOC130180172 gene encoding pleckstrin homology domain-containing family G member 3, with product MEDDLPLGCFNVLIFRNWKSLHVVSQIRWHLPTSLASSRGLSAMPEGSHSALHQGPMGEESLQLSSPLFTSEHDQANIDLGPDCYSQLCVEPLDGEGERPVSLVSTLSSGSSRDSRSLFGSTIALPSSTTPPIQCEEDIDLELSPAAGTGEQAGDQSPTLTSSRVHWQERLEPRVIGNQWNNNNAASNRKGSAQIPHIPALPVVTDTMAPNPKLTYVDRVVMEIIETERMYVKDLRSIVEDYLAHIIDMSNLPIRPEQVCALFGNIEDIYEFNSELLQSLDMCENDPVAIARCFVDKSEYFEIYTQYCTNYPNSVAALTDCMRSKTLAKFFRDRQAALKRSLPLGSYLLKPVQRILKYHLLLQEIAKHFDPDEEGYEVVQEAIDTMTGVAWYINDMKRKHEHAVRVQEIQSLLINWKGPDLTTYGELVLEGTFHVLRAKNTRTLFLFEKMLLITKKRGEHYVYKIHILCSTLMLLDSAKDPLLFSVIHFKHPKQPHTVQAKSVEEKRLWAHHIKRLILENHNTIIPQKAKEAIVDNSNYPGKYHYSPERLKKESCQMDDFHLGGRKGRRRSEPAKQIIRSTKAVLKHADSEGALLGDRCSLQPATSVSTLASSLSEPQAERPCVDDLIPRRASLEQLSPTDSDPKLGLSPSQGGLELDKAEEAKEEEEGEESYKEDILMGDDQVEDFASSVLAAISCWHYRARALLSTHFTTDDQNTDTAAEVKTTLSEEAETHRQEEKYVAVAVKEALTTQVNVEELCPLDCVSQAKKSDQLELHYSQCPESPVFPAQQDADIIEPQDTSKETGEEEEAGSDSSGLQVEETSVLTNGEISEEEEDVLEHKSILPSSVLDQASVIAERFISSLSRRSSLVSEDLGSLACPSPSTDNDLFKSPSACMDLEKQTQMLASSTPEPQETSEANLSTPAHEPALDALIEGERRSTLSKRDRLLIHKIRRYYEHAEHQDANFSIKRRESLSYIPAGLVRYLSRQLNSVPQEQAAPVHRKGLSRNRPTSWSVFDLPGLEKNRNTETRQKSEPQRAKEAKTRSQSFSEALTTEEEFRPSSDMLKVWQDMQMEEESQEVQQIEEEEVDDSRLEATQGNGLNVKTSKQSPQILEESEISTASDSSSISSPNTTSPAVEGGSGEDPEPSNATMSQEKNHVNHDQLPKLISFRTSVDEDQILQDMGKMKNKVFQLARQYSQRIKNNRPIVWQRNRETANQQGSKNLPAVHEERMQLRKKGKPSVRLPLIACDEMVIHEVRSPSPVRTPSSGASSQSTVTCPQSPQSETFYWPDVQELRSKYIGPSHFSKLTRSCTTGMLECCANMYNGCSHKCNSSLDLHKALADCPRTQSAVEDWSQTQPRFQPLLCRWSSLDHMLGSLPLNEVQNLQEPVRTCYTAGKLHDGDILSQDDLDCAANSAVGSSGKTSESNLVKSLREKFQSLSTSS from the exons AATCTCTTCAGTTGTCCTCGCCCCTCTTCACCAGTGAACATGACCAGGCAAACATTGACTTGGGCCCAGACTGTTACAGCCAGCTATGTGTGGAGCCACTGGACGGAGAGGGTGAACGTCCAGTGAGCCTGGTGTCCACCCTGTCCTCTGGCTCATCCCGCGATAGTCGCAGCCTTTTTGGAAGCACCATTGCTCTTCCTTCCTCTACCACCCCGCCTATACAGTGCGAGGAGGACATAGACTTGGAGCTGAGCCCAGCTGCAGGTACCGGAGAGCAGGCTGGAGACCAGAGTCCCACCCTCACAAGCTCCAGGGTCCACTGGCAGGAACGGCTGGAGCCCAGGGTGATCGGCAACCAGTGGAACAACAACAACGCCGCCTCCAACAGAAAGGGAAGTGCTCAAATACCTCACATCCCTGCATTGCCTGTCGTCACAGACACCATGGCGCCCAACCCGAAGCTGACCTATGTGGACCGTGTTGTCATGGAGATCATTGAGACAGAGCGCATGTATGTCAAGGACCTGCGCAGCATCGTGGAG gactATTTGGCTCACATCATCGATATGAGCAACCTTCCCATACGGCCAGAACAAGTGTGTGCCCTGTTTGGAAACATAGAGGACATCTATGAGTTCAACAG TGAACTGTTGCAGTCTTTGGACATGTGTGAGAACGACCCTGTGGCCATTGCTAGGTGCTTTGTAGATAAG AGTGAATACTTTGAAATCTACACTCAGTATTGCACCAATTATCCCAA CTCAGTGGCAGCCCTGACCGACTGCATGAGGAGTAAAACTTTAGCCAAGTTCTTCAGGGATCGACAGGCTGCTCTGAAGCGCTCCCTCCCTTTAGGCTCCTACTTGCTTAAGCCAGTTCAGAGGATCCTGAAatatcacctgctgctgcag GAAATCGCAAAGCACTTTGACCCAGACGAGGAGGGCTATGAGGTGGTTCAAGAAGCCATAGACACCATGACAGGAGTGGCCTGGTACATCAACGATATGAAGAGGAAACACGAACATGCTGTCAGAGTGCAG GAGATACAGTCTCTTCTGATCAACTGGAAGGGTCCTGACCTGACCACCTATGGAGAGCTGGTGCTGGAGGGCACCTTTCATGTCCTGAGGGCAAAGAACACCCGTACACTCTTCCTCTTCGAAAAGATGCTCCTCATTACCAAGAAAAGAGGGGAACACTATGTCTACAAGATCCACATCTTG TGCTCTACCCTAATGCTACTTGACAGTGCCAAGGATCCCCTGCTCTTCAGTGTCATCCATTTCAAGCATCCCAAGCAACCCCATACAGTGCAG GCCAAGTCAGTAGAAGAGAAGCGTCTCTGGGCCCATCACATTAAGCGGCTCATTCTTGAGAACCACAACACCATCATCCCCCAGAAG GCAAAAGAAGCCATCGTGGACAATTCAAACT ATCCAGGGAAGTACCACTATAGTCCTGAGAGACTGAAGAAGGAGTCCTGCCAGATGGACGACTTCCATCTTGGAGGACGAAAGGGGAGAAGGAGATCGG AGCctgcaaaacaaatcataaGGAGCACAAAAG CTGTTTTGAAG CATGCAGACAGTGAGGGTGCACTGCTGGGGGATAGGTGCTCCCTTCAGCCAGCCACTAGTGTCAGTACGCTGGCCTCCAGTCTCAGCGAGCCCCAGGCTGAGAGGCCATGTGTGGACGATCTAATTCCCAGAAGGGCCTCTCTGGAGCAGCTAAGTCCTACTGACAGTGACCCGAAACTGGGCCTTTCACCCAGTCAGGGGGGGCTGGAGCTGGACAAGGCAGAGGaggcaaaggaggaggaggagggggaggagagttACAAGGAAGATATACTGATGGGAGACGACCAGGTAGAGGACTTTGCCAGCTCAGTGCTGGCAGCCATCTCCTGCTGGCACTATAGAGCCAGGGCTTTGCTTTCTACTCACTTCACAACG GATGATCAGAACACAGATACAGCAGCTGAAGTGAAAACTACACTAAGTGAGGAGGCAGAAACTCACAGGCAAGAGGAAAAAtatgtggctgtggctgtgaaaGAAGCTCTCACTACACAG GTCAATGTGGAGGAGCTGTGCCCTCTAGACTGTGTCTCTCAAGCAAAGAAAAGCGATCAGCTGGAGTTGCATTACTCCCAATGTCCTGAGTCTCCTGTCTTCCCTGCCCAACAAGACGCTGACATCATAGAACCTCAGGATACTTCTAAAGAAactggagaggaagaagaagcagggaGTGATTCCTCCGGTCTCCAAGTGGAGGAGACGAGTGTATTGACGAATGGAGAGAtctcagaggaggaagaggatgtgtTGGAGCATAAAAGCATCCTACCTTCGTCTGTGTTGGACCAGGCCAGTGTGATCGCCGAGCGCTTCATCAGCAGCTTGTCCAGACGGAGCAGTCTGGTTTCAGAGGACCTGGGTTCCCTCGCCTGCCCCTCACCTTCAACAGATAACGACCTTTTCAAAAGCCCCTCGGCCTGCATGGACTtggagaaacagacacaaatgttGGCCAGCTCTACCCCAGAGCCTCAGGAGACCTCAGAGGCCAATCTGTCAACACCTGCACACGAACCTGCGCTGGACGCTCTCATCGAAGGAGAACGCAGGTCCACTCTCTCCAAACGAGATCGCCTCCTCATCCACAAGATCAGGAGATACTACGAGCATGCTGAGCACCAGGATGCTAACTTCAGCATCAAGCGCAGGGAAAGTCTCTCCTATATCCCAGCAGGTCTGGTCAGGTACCTGAGCAGACAGCTGAACAGTGTCCCTCAGGAGCAGGCGGCCCCAGTCCACAGGAAAGGCCTCTCTCGGAACCGGCCCACTTCCTGGTCTGTGTTTGACCTTCCTGGATTAGAAAAGAATCGAAACACTGAAACTCGTCAGAAGAGTGAACCGCAGAGAGCAAAGGAAGCCAAGACCAGATCTCAGAGCTTTTCTGAAGCTTtgaccacagaagaagaattcAGACCTTCATCAGACATGCTCAAGGTTTGGCAAGACAtgcagatggaggaggagagccaGGAAGTCCAGCAGAttgaagaggaggaagttgATGACTCAAGATTAGAGGCAACGCAGGGCAAcggtttaaatgttaaaaccagCAAACAGTCACCTCAGATTTTAGAGGAGTCTGAAATAAGCACTGCCTCAGATAGCTCCTCCATCTCATCACCCAACACAACCTCTCCAGCAGTAGAAGGCGGATCTGGAGAGGACCCTGAGCCAAGTAATGCCACTATGTCACAAGAGAAGAACCATGTCAACCATGACCAGCTACCTAAGCTCATTAGCTTCCGAACGAGTGTGGACGAGGACCAGATCCTGCAAGACATgggaaagatgaaaaataagGTGTTCCAGCTGGCTCGTCAGTACAGCCAGCGCATCAAAAATAACAGACCTATTGTCTGGCAGAGGAACCGAGAAACTGCAAATCAACAGGGCTCCAAGAACCTGCCTGCTGTCCATGAGGAGAGGATGCAGCTGAGGAAAAAGG GTAAACCCAGCGTGAGATTGCCCTTAATCGCTTGTGATGAGATGGTCATCCATGAAGTGCGTTCTCCAAGCCCAGTCCGGACCCCCAGCTCTGGTGCCAGCTCCCAGAGCACAGTCACTTGCCCACAAAGCCCACAGTCAGAGACCTTCTACTGGCCCGACGTGCAGGAGCTGCGCTCCAAATACATAGGGCCCTCCCACTTCTCAAAACTAACCCGGAGCTGCACAACCGGGATGTTAGAGTGCTGTGCGAACATGTATAATGGCTGCTCACACAAGTGCAATAGCTCCTTAGACCTTCACAAAGCTCTGGCAGACTGTCCTAGGACACAGTCCGCAGTAGAGGACTGGTCCCAGACCCAGCCCCGGTTTCAGCCCCTGCTGTGCAGATGGAGCTCCTTGGACCACATGCTCGGGTCTCTTCCCCTCAATGAAGTACAGAACCTTCAGGAACCTGTGAGGACCTGCTACACAGCGGGCAAACTCCACGATGGGGACATCCTCTCCCAGGATGATCTAGACTGTGCAGCAAATTCTGCTGTCGGGAGTTCAGGGAAGACGTCTGAAAGTAATCTAGTGAAAAGCTTACGGGAGAAGTTCCAGAGCTTAAGCACGAGCTCGTAA